One window of the Candidatus Poribacteria bacterium genome contains the following:
- a CDS encoding UTP--glucose-1-phosphate uridylyltransferase — MSCLKLVIQAGRRVRKAVIPAAGFGTRLFPASKAIKKELFPIIDQSGKPKPVIMAIVEEAIHAGIEEVCLVVQGRDRELFERFFKTPPLIENFNKLPQEDQEYSQYLMDLGQRVTFVTQDVQEGFGHAVFCAREWVNGEPFLLMLGDHLYTSDNQVSCARQILDVYERVEHSVVGLKATPSGQIHNFGCVTGNWQQPDTILSITEFYEKPDVEYARQHLQVEGLDPDEFLTVFGMYVLTPKIFDYLEENISHSLRERGEFQLTSCLDKLRKEDNFSGYVVKGRCFDI; from the coding sequence ATGTCCTGTCTGAAACTGGTTATTCAGGCAGGGCGGCGTGTGCGAAAAGCGGTGATTCCCGCCGCGGGTTTTGGCACCCGTCTATTTCCAGCATCAAAGGCGATAAAGAAAGAACTTTTCCCTATCATTGATCAATCCGGCAAACCGAAGCCGGTTATCATGGCAATAGTTGAAGAAGCAATCCATGCCGGTATCGAAGAGGTTTGCCTTGTTGTGCAAGGCAGAGACCGCGAACTCTTTGAACGATTTTTCAAGACGCCTCCACTGATTGAGAATTTCAATAAGCTGCCGCAGGAAGATCAGGAGTATTCCCAGTATCTGATGGACCTAGGACAGCGAGTCACGTTTGTGACCCAAGATGTTCAGGAGGGATTCGGACACGCTGTCTTTTGTGCACGAGAATGGGTCAATGGCGAACCGTTTTTGCTGATGCTGGGAGACCATCTCTATACCTCTGATAATCAGGTTTCGTGTGCACGGCAGATTCTGGATGTATATGAACGGGTGGAGCATAGTGTGGTTGGGTTGAAAGCTACACCTTCAGGCCAGATCCACAACTTTGGGTGTGTGACCGGCAATTGGCAACAGCCGGATACAATTCTTTCAATAACAGAATTCTACGAAAAACCCGATGTTGAGTATGCTCGACAGCATCTTCAGGTAGAAGGGTTGGACCCAGATGAATTCCTGACGGTGTTCGGCATGTATGTGTTGACCCCAAAAATTTTCGACTACCTCGAAGAGAACATCTCCCATAGTCTTCGCGAGCGAGGCGAGTTTCAACTGACCTCCTGTCTAGACAAATTGCGGAAAGAGGATAACTTTTCCGGCTACGTTGTCAAAGGCAGATGTTTTGATATCG